The following coding sequences lie in one Halobacteria archaeon AArc-dxtr1 genomic window:
- a CDS encoding Gfo/Idh/MocA family oxidoreductase: MSEPLSIGMLGYRFMGKAHSNALQRLPMFFPDAPEVELDVLIGRNEEALEEAADLYGFDRIATDWEEVVDEVDVLYNLGPNWLHEEPSVAALEEGASVFSEKPLAHTIEGAEAMRDAASDSAGTAGVTFNYRFIPAIQYARNLIQSGELGEIHHVRGQYLQDWLVDPEAPWSWRLEEEYAGSGALGDLGSHTLDLVRFLVGEQAGPVERINGNLQTFVDERPTEDGSEMRDVTVDDAFTAHAELENGATATVEASRFATGHKNDLSMEINGSEGSLRFTIEKLNELEYRGADDRGFKTIMVTEESDPYVDHWWPPGHVLGWEHTFVHANYEFLSAVRDGEEHTPSFADGYRVQELLDAVERSDADGGWIETV, translated from the coding sequence ATGAGCGAACCACTCTCCATCGGCATGCTGGGGTATCGATTCATGGGTAAGGCACACTCCAACGCCTTACAGCGGCTCCCGATGTTCTTCCCGGACGCCCCCGAGGTCGAACTGGACGTCCTGATCGGGCGCAACGAGGAGGCACTGGAAGAAGCCGCCGATCTGTACGGCTTCGACCGGATCGCGACCGACTGGGAGGAGGTCGTCGACGAGGTCGACGTTCTCTACAATCTGGGGCCGAACTGGCTCCACGAAGAGCCCTCCGTCGCCGCGCTGGAAGAAGGGGCATCGGTGTTCTCCGAGAAACCCCTGGCCCACACGATCGAGGGGGCGGAGGCGATGCGCGATGCGGCTTCTGACTCGGCAGGAACCGCCGGCGTCACCTTCAACTACCGATTCATTCCCGCCATACAGTACGCCCGCAACCTGATCCAGTCGGGCGAACTCGGCGAGATTCACCACGTGCGCGGCCAGTACCTCCAGGACTGGCTCGTCGATCCCGAGGCGCCCTGGAGCTGGCGACTCGAAGAGGAGTACGCCGGCAGCGGCGCCCTCGGCGATCTGGGATCGCACACGTTAGACCTCGTCCGATTCCTCGTCGGCGAGCAGGCCGGCCCCGTCGAGCGCATCAACGGCAACCTCCAGACGTTCGTCGACGAGCGCCCGACGGAAGACGGCTCCGAGATGCGAGACGTCACCGTTGACGACGCCTTCACCGCTCACGCGGAGCTCGAAAACGGCGCCACGGCGACCGTCGAGGCCTCCCGGTTCGCGACGGGTCACAAGAACGATCTGAGCATGGAGATCAACGGCTCCGAAGGGAGCCTGCGGTTTACGATCGAGAAACTGAACGAACTGGAGTACCGCGGCGCCGACGATCGGGGCTTCAAGACGATCATGGTCACAGAAGAGAGCGACCCCTACGTCGACCACTGGTGGCCGCCGGGTCACGTACTGGGCTGGGAGCACACGTTCGTCCACGCGAACTACGAGTTCCTCTCGGCGGTTCGCGACGGTGAAGAGCACACGCCCTCGTTCGCCGATGGCTACCGTGTCCAGGAGTTACTCGACGCCGTCGAGCGCTCCGACGCAGACGGCGGCTGGATCGAGACGGTCTGA
- a CDS encoding sugar phosphate isomerase/epimerase has translation MELGVLTVALSDDPLPDALAKLADRGVGAVEIGCGGFTGDDHLPRDEYLDNEDAQEELQAMLDEHDLYISALSTHNNPIHPDDERAAHDDEELRETIRLASQLGVENVTTFSGLPGGSESAQVPNWLTAPWPNEHLEAHEYQWEEVAIPYWSEIADFAEDHGVNVGLEMHPNMLVYEPRGLLRLREETGDRIGANLDPSHLIWQGIDISECIRTLGREDAIHHVHAKDAKVYEPEVRQKGVLDMTPYTDEVNRSWLFRSIGYGHGEEFWKNVVSTLRMVGYDGAISIEHEDSLTSSLEGLEKGIDMLERAVFESQPGDAYWV, from the coding sequence ATGGAATTAGGCGTGCTGACCGTGGCACTCAGCGACGATCCGCTTCCCGACGCGTTGGCCAAACTCGCCGACCGGGGCGTGGGCGCAGTCGAGATTGGGTGTGGCGGCTTCACCGGTGACGACCATCTGCCTCGCGACGAGTACCTCGACAACGAGGACGCCCAGGAGGAACTCCAGGCGATGCTCGACGAACACGATCTGTATATCTCTGCCCTGTCGACGCACAACAATCCGATCCATCCAGACGACGAGCGCGCCGCTCACGACGACGAAGAACTTCGCGAAACCATCCGACTGGCCTCCCAGCTCGGCGTCGAGAACGTCACGACGTTCTCGGGGCTGCCTGGTGGAAGTGAGAGCGCCCAGGTGCCAAACTGGCTCACTGCTCCGTGGCCAAACGAGCACCTAGAGGCCCACGAGTATCAGTGGGAGGAGGTCGCGATTCCGTACTGGTCTGAAATCGCCGACTTCGCCGAGGACCACGGCGTCAACGTCGGCCTCGAGATGCACCCCAACATGCTCGTCTACGAACCCCGCGGACTGCTTCGCCTGCGCGAGGAGACCGGCGACCGCATCGGGGCGAACTTAGATCCCTCCCACCTTATCTGGCAAGGAATCGACATTAGTGAGTGTATCCGAACCCTCGGGCGCGAGGACGCCATCCACCACGTCCACGCCAAGGACGCAAAGGTCTACGAGCCAGAAGTCCGACAGAAGGGGGTCCTCGACATGACGCCGTACACGGACGAGGTCAACCGATCCTGGCTGTTCCGTTCGATCGGCTACGGCCACGGCGAGGAGTTCTGGAAGAACGTCGTCTCGACGCTGCGGATGGTCGGCTACGACGGCGCCATCTCGATCGAGCACGAGGACTCGCTTACCTCCTCGCTCGAGGGGCTCGAGAAGGGAATCGATATGCTTGAACGCGCGGTGTTCGAAAGTCAGCCCGGCGACGCATACTGGGTCTAA